In a genomic window of Saccharothrix sp. HUAS TT1:
- the tatC gene encoding twin-arginine translocase subunit TatC, whose amino-acid sequence MSLKDHLYELRRRLGWALLFISGGAIFGFIWWEWNIFGLPDLGDVVVDPYCAIPETQRLTQQGQGCQLLQTKPFEIFMIRLKVGAGAGMALTAPLWLYQVWRFISPGLYAKERRFAVVFVAIASVLFVAGATLAFYVVPQGLEVLVGFGDEKFITALTAGEYVSFLVALLLIFGVSFELPLIVVMLNQVGVVSYAKLHKWRRGIVFALFIFAAVATPGTDPFSMVALAIALTLLFEVAIQIARVHDRRAERRRKAEGLDDVPDDEAAPFDYTPSPEPVASPEPVPTPDPVAAPETSGRARYDDVT is encoded by the coding sequence ATGTCGCTGAAGGACCACCTCTACGAGCTGCGGCGCAGGCTCGGGTGGGCGCTGCTGTTCATCTCGGGCGGCGCGATCTTCGGCTTCATCTGGTGGGAGTGGAACATCTTCGGCCTGCCGGACCTGGGCGACGTCGTCGTCGACCCCTACTGCGCGATCCCGGAGACCCAGCGGCTCACCCAGCAGGGGCAGGGCTGCCAGCTGCTGCAGACCAAGCCGTTCGAGATCTTCATGATCCGGCTCAAGGTCGGCGCGGGCGCGGGCATGGCGCTGACCGCGCCGCTGTGGCTCTACCAGGTGTGGCGGTTCATCTCGCCCGGCCTGTACGCCAAGGAGCGGCGCTTCGCGGTCGTGTTCGTGGCCATCGCGTCGGTGCTGTTCGTCGCGGGCGCCACGCTGGCGTTCTACGTGGTCCCGCAGGGCCTGGAGGTGCTGGTCGGCTTCGGTGACGAGAAGTTCATCACCGCGCTGACCGCGGGGGAGTACGTCAGCTTCCTCGTCGCGCTGCTGCTGATCTTCGGGGTGAGCTTCGAGCTGCCGCTGATCGTGGTGATGCTCAACCAGGTCGGCGTGGTCAGCTACGCGAAGCTGCACAAGTGGCGGCGCGGCATCGTGTTCGCCCTGTTCATCTTCGCCGCGGTCGCGACGCCGGGCACCGACCCGTTCTCGATGGTCGCCCTGGCCATCGCGCTCACCCTGCTGTTCGAGGTGGCGATCCAGATCGCCCGGGTGCACGACCGGCGGGCCGAGCGCAGGCGCAAGGCCGAGGGCCTGGACGACGTGCCGGACGACGAGGCCGCGCCGTTCGACTACACGCCGTCGCCGGAACCCGTGGCGTCACCCGAACCGGTGCCGACGCCGGACCCGGTGGCCGCGCCGGAGACCTCCGGACGCGCCCGCTACGACGACGTGACCTGA
- a CDS encoding M24 family metallopeptidase — protein MSTQVGPIDVDALRARLDRATAAASIAGVEALLITPGSDLRYLLGAGGSSFERLTCLVLPVGGTPVLVVPKLEEPGYAGVPTDALGVEVATWVDGEDPYALVKKALKGTRTAVSDMMPALHTLRLRDVVGADQVLAGPVLRELRMRKDAAEVAALRKAGAAIDRVHARMGEWLRVGRTEAEVGADIAAAIVAEGHVVADFVIVGSGPNGASPHHDVSDRVIEAGDVVVVDIGGPVAEGYNSDSTRTYVLGEPRDADVWETYSVLQAAQKAAVEAVRPGVTCEAVDAAARDVIADAGFGERFVHRTGHGIGLDVHEDPYIVGGNDLPLEAGMAFSVEPGIYLPGRWGARIEDIVIATADGVESVNNRPHELVVLPA, from the coding sequence ATGTCGACCCAAGTCGGGCCTATCGACGTGGACGCGTTGCGCGCGCGCCTCGACCGGGCCACTGCTGCGGCTTCCATCGCTGGCGTCGAGGCGTTGCTCATCACGCCCGGCTCGGATCTGCGCTACCTCCTCGGGGCCGGTGGGTCGTCGTTCGAGCGGTTGACGTGCCTCGTGCTGCCGGTCGGTGGCACGCCTGTCCTGGTGGTGCCGAAGTTGGAGGAGCCCGGGTACGCGGGCGTGCCCACCGACGCGCTGGGCGTGGAGGTCGCCACCTGGGTCGACGGGGAAGATCCCTACGCGCTGGTCAAGAAGGCGCTGAAGGGGACGCGCACCGCCGTCTCGGACATGATGCCCGCGCTGCACACGTTGCGGTTGCGGGACGTGGTGGGGGCGGACCAGGTGTTGGCCGGGCCGGTGTTGCGGGAGCTCCGCATGCGCAAGGACGCGGCCGAGGTGGCGGCGTTGCGGAAGGCGGGCGCGGCGATCGACCGGGTGCACGCGCGGATGGGGGAGTGGCTTCGCGTCGGGCGCACCGAGGCCGAGGTGGGGGCGGACATCGCGGCTGCCATCGTCGCCGAGGGGCACGTGGTGGCGGACTTCGTGATCGTCGGGTCCGGGCCGAACGGCGCGTCGCCGCACCACGACGTGTCCGACCGGGTGATCGAGGCCGGTGACGTGGTCGTGGTCGACATCGGCGGTCCGGTGGCGGAGGGGTACAACTCCGACTCCACCCGCACCTACGTGCTCGGTGAGCCGCGGGACGCGGACGTGTGGGAGACGTACTCGGTCCTGCAGGCGGCGCAGAAGGCGGCGGTCGAGGCGGTCCGGCCCGGTGTCACGTGCGAGGCGGTCGACGCGGCCGCGCGCGACGTCATCGCCGACGCCGGGTTCGGCGAGCGGTTCGTCCACCGCACGGGCCACGGCATCGGGCTGGACGTGCACGAGGACCCCTACATCGTCGGTGGCAACGACCTGCCGCTGGAGGCGGGCATGGCGTTCAGCGTGGAGCCCGGCATCTACCTGCCCGGCCGGTGGGGCGCGCGGATCGAGGACATCGTGATCGCGACCGCCGACGGCGTGGAGAGCGTCAACAACCGTCCGCACGAGCTGGTGGTGCTGCCCGCGTGA
- a CDS encoding DUF4333 domain-containing protein, with protein MTSPYGSGGNDPQPQWGQQQQPYGGGYPGTPSGGFPAQQPNPYGQPDPSQQQPNPYGQPDPSQQQWGQQPQQQPYTQQYPAGYDPNNPQSNPYGQPQQGQYGQPGQPGQYGQPGQYGQQPGQYGQPGQYGQPPAPKKSSAVVWVIVAIVVLVVAAVGITGFVTPGFFNKKVFDQTAVQNGVVGVLKDDYKISDVEGATCPAEQEVKPNTTFECTVKVGGKDKTVKITVKTEDGEYEVGQPAG; from the coding sequence ATGACCAGTCCGTACGGATCCGGAGGGAACGACCCGCAACCGCAGTGGGGCCAGCAACAGCAGCCCTACGGTGGTGGGTACCCCGGCACGCCGTCGGGTGGTTTCCCCGCTCAGCAGCCCAACCCCTACGGGCAGCCGGACCCGTCGCAGCAGCAGCCCAACCCCTACGGCCAGCCGGACCCGTCGCAGCAGCAGTGGGGGCAGCAGCCCCAGCAGCAGCCGTACACCCAGCAGTACCCGGCGGGCTACGACCCGAACAACCCGCAGTCCAACCCGTACGGCCAGCCGCAGCAGGGCCAGTACGGGCAGCCGGGTCAGCCGGGGCAGTACGGCCAGCCCGGTCAGTACGGGCAGCAGCCCGGCCAGTACGGGCAGCCGGGGCAGTACGGGCAGCCGCCGGCGCCGAAGAAGTCCAGCGCTGTGGTGTGGGTGATCGTCGCGATCGTCGTGCTCGTGGTCGCGGCCGTCGGCATCACCGGGTTCGTGACGCCCGGCTTCTTCAACAAGAAGGTGTTCGACCAGACGGCCGTGCAGAACGGCGTCGTCGGCGTGCTGAAGGACGACTACAAGATCTCCGACGTCGAGGGCGCCACCTGCCCGGCCGAGCAGGAGGTCAAGCCGAACACGACCTTCGAGTGCACGGTGAAGGTCGGCGGCAAGGACAAGACGGTCAAGATCACGGTGAAGACCGAGGACGGCGAGTACGAGGTCGGCCAGCCCGCCGGCTGA
- a CDS encoding Lrp/AsnC family transcriptional regulator, with translation MTNLEPIDRAILRELAADGRCSFTDLAERVGLSVSAVHQRVRRLEQRGVVRGYAARLDGDEVGLPLTAFISLTPIDPAAPDDYPKRLEHLPQIEACYSVAGDASYVLRVRVASPTALEELLRQIREVANVSTRTTVVLSTPYEDRPPAV, from the coding sequence GTGACGAACCTGGAGCCCATAGACCGGGCGATCCTGCGCGAGCTGGCCGCCGACGGCCGGTGCAGCTTCACCGACCTCGCCGAACGCGTGGGGCTGAGCGTGTCGGCCGTGCACCAGCGGGTGCGGCGGTTGGAGCAGCGCGGCGTGGTCCGCGGGTACGCGGCGCGGTTGGACGGCGACGAGGTCGGCCTGCCGCTGACCGCGTTCATCTCCCTGACCCCGATCGACCCGGCCGCGCCGGACGACTACCCGAAGCGGCTGGAGCACCTGCCGCAGATCGAAGCCTGCTACTCGGTCGCGGGCGACGCCTCGTACGTGCTGCGGGTGCGGGTGGCGTCGCCGACGGCGCTGGAGGAGCTGCTGCGGCAGATCCGCGAGGTCGCCAACGTGTCCACCCGCACCACGGTGGTGCTGTCCACGCCGTACGAGGACCGGCCGCCCGCGGTCTGA
- a CDS encoding 5'-3' exonuclease H3TH domain-containing protein, producing the protein MSNPLVLMDAASLYFRAFYALPESMTAPDGTPVNAVRGFVDTIAKVITERKASRLVACLDADWRPEFRVAALPSYKAHRVAEGAADGEEEVPDTLTPQVPIILDVLDAVGIATAEAAGYEADDVIGTLAARETADPVEVITGDRDLFQVVREDPTPVRVLYLGRGWAKAELLGPEELAAKYALPVQDAGRAYAGMAVLRGDPSDGLPGVAGIGEKTAAKLITEFGSLDAVLAAVHDGRDRKLTTRARTALLNAQDYLAVAPTVVNVATDAEIVMDRPDPVPAAPVDPDRVAELTRRWGLGSSLPRLVSALERR; encoded by the coding sequence GTGAGCAATCCGCTGGTCCTGATGGACGCCGCCAGCCTGTACTTCCGGGCGTTCTACGCACTGCCCGAGTCGATGACCGCCCCGGACGGCACACCGGTGAACGCGGTGCGCGGCTTCGTCGACACGATCGCCAAGGTCATCACCGAGCGGAAGGCGAGCCGCCTGGTCGCGTGCCTCGACGCCGACTGGCGCCCGGAGTTCCGCGTCGCCGCCCTGCCGTCCTACAAGGCGCACCGCGTCGCCGAGGGCGCAGCCGACGGTGAGGAGGAAGTCCCCGACACCCTCACCCCGCAGGTCCCGATCATCCTCGACGTGCTCGACGCAGTCGGCATCGCGACCGCCGAGGCCGCCGGCTACGAGGCCGACGACGTCATCGGCACCCTCGCCGCCCGCGAGACCGCCGACCCCGTCGAGGTGATCACCGGTGACCGCGACCTGTTCCAGGTCGTGCGCGAAGACCCGACCCCCGTGCGCGTCCTCTACCTCGGCCGCGGCTGGGCCAAGGCCGAACTGCTCGGCCCCGAAGAACTGGCCGCCAAGTACGCGCTGCCGGTGCAGGACGCCGGGCGCGCGTACGCCGGGATGGCCGTGCTGCGCGGCGACCCGTCGGACGGCCTGCCCGGCGTGGCCGGCATCGGCGAGAAGACGGCGGCGAAGTTGATCACCGAGTTCGGCTCCCTGGACGCCGTCCTCGCCGCCGTGCACGACGGCCGCGACCGCAAGCTCACCACTCGCGCCCGCACCGCCCTGCTCAACGCGCAGGACTACCTCGCCGTCGCACCGACCGTGGTCAACGTGGCGACCGACGCGGAGATCGTCATGGACCGCCCCGACCCCGTGCCCGCCGCACCGGTCGACCCGGACCGCGTCGCCGAGCTGACCCGCCGCTGGGGCCTCGGCAGTTCCCTGCCGAGGCTGGTGTCCGCGTTGGAGCGTCGTTGA
- a CDS encoding DEAD/DEAH box helicase, which yields MSSTSRSPADSYADFRRRASRPKLADFLGVISFDLDPFQQRACEALEDGHGVLVCAPTGAGKTIVGEFAVHLALSEGSKCFYTTPIKALSNQKYADLVARYGPEKVGLLTGDTSVNGDAPIVVMTTEVLRNMLYAGSSTLKTLAYVVMDEIHYLADRFRGPVWEEVILHLPESVRLVGLSATVSNAEEFGEWLVEVRGDTTVVVDEHRPVPLWQHMMAGGRMMDLFAGEGPDGHTRINPQLLRHTDDLARFHVPWSRNRNNKDQRGRPPRGSGFKPPSRVDVVQRLDGAGLLPAIDFVFSRAGCDAAVTQCVRAGLRLNSTDEVEQIREVIDQKTKDLPQGDLMVLGYWEWREALERGIASHHAGLLPAFKETVEELFVRGLVKVVFATETLALGINMPARTVVLEKLVKYNGEAHVDLTPGEYTQLTGRAGRRGIDVEGHAVVVWQPGVDPKAVGGLASTRTYPLRSSFRPGYNMAVNLVNQLGAAAAREILEQSFAQFQADRSVVGLARRIERNREALTGYADAMTCHLGDFAEYASLRRRVADREKALARQNTTAKRAEAAASLERLRKGDVIAVPSGRRSGLAVVIDPGLEPLGEARPFVVTEDRWAGRLSSADFPLPVEVLGRMRLPKQVDTRSPKARRDLAASLRATGIVAPAMRKRRSTADDDAELATLRRALRAHPCHGCEKREDHARWGERYHRLLAETEQVERKVAATTHSLAREFDRIRGLLRERGYLHAGENGPGEEVTEHGKRLTRLYSESDLLAAECLRHGVWRDLDPAELAAVVSALVYEARRDGPLEARLPPGKVSDALTATARLWAELEDDERRHRLDRTRQPDPGFAWAVYRWARGESLEKVLSAAEENGAELGAGDFVRWCRQVIDFLDQIRDVVGGGDPVGASARKAVDALRRGVVAMATV from the coding sequence GTGTCAAGCACTTCGCGGTCTCCGGCCGACTCGTACGCGGACTTCCGCCGCCGCGCCTCCCGGCCCAAGCTGGCCGACTTCCTGGGAGTCATCTCGTTCGACCTCGACCCGTTCCAGCAACGCGCCTGCGAGGCGCTGGAGGACGGGCACGGCGTGCTGGTCTGCGCCCCCACCGGCGCCGGCAAGACCATCGTCGGCGAGTTCGCCGTGCACCTGGCCCTGTCCGAGGGCAGCAAGTGCTTCTACACCACCCCCATCAAGGCGCTGTCCAACCAGAAGTACGCCGACCTCGTCGCCCGCTACGGCCCCGAGAAGGTCGGCCTGCTCACCGGCGACACCTCGGTCAACGGCGACGCGCCCATCGTCGTGATGACCACCGAAGTGCTGCGCAACATGCTGTACGCCGGGTCCTCCACCCTCAAGACCCTCGCCTACGTGGTGATGGACGAGATCCACTACCTGGCCGACCGGTTCCGCGGCCCGGTGTGGGAGGAGGTCATCCTGCACCTGCCCGAGTCCGTCCGGCTCGTCGGCCTGTCCGCCACCGTCAGCAACGCCGAGGAGTTCGGCGAGTGGCTGGTCGAGGTGCGCGGCGACACCACCGTCGTCGTGGACGAGCACCGGCCCGTGCCGCTGTGGCAGCACATGATGGCGGGCGGCCGGATGATGGACCTCTTCGCCGGCGAAGGGCCCGACGGGCACACCAGGATCAACCCGCAGCTGCTCCGGCACACCGACGACCTGGCCCGCTTCCACGTGCCGTGGAGCCGCAACCGCAACAACAAGGACCAGCGCGGCAGGCCGCCGCGCGGCTCCGGCTTCAAACCGCCGTCCCGGGTCGACGTCGTGCAGCGGCTCGACGGCGCCGGGCTGCTGCCCGCCATCGACTTCGTGTTCAGCCGCGCCGGCTGCGACGCCGCCGTCACCCAGTGCGTGCGCGCCGGGCTGCGGCTCAACTCCACCGACGAGGTCGAGCAGATCCGCGAGGTCATCGACCAGAAGACCAAGGACCTCCCCCAGGGCGACCTGATGGTGCTCGGCTACTGGGAGTGGCGCGAGGCGCTGGAGCGCGGCATCGCCAGCCACCACGCCGGCCTGCTGCCCGCGTTCAAGGAAACCGTCGAGGAGCTGTTCGTCCGCGGCCTGGTCAAGGTCGTCTTCGCCACCGAGACGCTGGCGCTGGGCATCAACATGCCCGCCCGCACGGTCGTGCTGGAGAAGCTGGTCAAGTACAACGGCGAAGCGCACGTCGACCTCACCCCCGGCGAGTACACCCAGCTCACCGGCCGCGCCGGGCGGCGCGGCATCGACGTCGAGGGCCACGCGGTCGTCGTGTGGCAGCCCGGCGTCGACCCCAAGGCCGTCGGCGGCCTCGCCTCCACCCGCACCTACCCGCTGCGCTCGTCGTTCCGGCCCGGCTACAACATGGCCGTCAACCTGGTCAACCAGCTCGGCGCCGCCGCCGCCCGGGAGATCCTGGAGCAGTCGTTCGCCCAGTTCCAGGCCGACCGGTCGGTGGTCGGCCTGGCCCGCCGCATCGAGCGCAACCGCGAGGCGCTGACCGGCTACGCCGACGCCATGACCTGCCACCTCGGCGACTTCGCCGAGTACGCGTCGCTGCGCCGCCGCGTCGCCGACCGGGAGAAGGCGCTGGCGCGGCAGAACACCACCGCCAAGCGGGCCGAGGCGGCGGCGTCGCTGGAACGGCTGCGCAAGGGCGACGTGATCGCCGTGCCGTCCGGCCGCCGCTCCGGGCTCGCCGTCGTCATCGACCCCGGGCTGGAACCGCTCGGCGAGGCGCGCCCGTTCGTCGTGACCGAGGACCGGTGGGCGGGCCGGCTGTCGTCGGCCGACTTCCCGCTGCCCGTCGAGGTGCTGGGCCGGATGCGGCTGCCCAAGCAGGTCGACACCCGGTCCCCGAAGGCGCGCCGCGACCTCGCCGCGTCCCTGCGCGCCACCGGCATCGTCGCGCCCGCGATGCGCAAGCGGCGCTCCACCGCGGACGACGACGCCGAGCTGGCCACGTTGCGGCGCGCGCTGCGGGCCCACCCGTGCCACGGCTGCGAGAAGCGCGAGGACCACGCCCGCTGGGGCGAGCGGTACCACCGGCTGCTGGCCGAGACCGAGCAGGTCGAGCGCAAGGTCGCCGCCACCACCCACTCGCTGGCCCGCGAGTTCGACCGCATCCGCGGCCTGCTGCGCGAACGCGGCTACCTGCACGCCGGCGAGAACGGGCCGGGCGAGGAGGTCACCGAGCACGGCAAGCGGCTGACCAGGCTCTACAGCGAGTCCGACCTGCTGGCCGCCGAGTGCCTGCGGCACGGCGTGTGGCGCGACCTCGACCCGGCCGAGCTGGCCGCCGTCGTGTCCGCGCTGGTCTACGAGGCCCGCCGGGACGGGCCGCTGGAAGCGCGGCTGCCACCGGGCAAGGTGTCCGACGCGCTCACCGCCACCGCCCGGCTGTGGGCCGAGCTGGAGGACGACGAGCGCCGGCACCGGCTCGACCGCACCCGCCAGCCCGACCCCGGGTTCGCCTGGGCGGTCTACCGGTGGGCGCGCGGCGAGTCGCTGGAGAAGGTGCTGTCCGCGGCCGAGGAGAACGGCGCCGAGCTGGGCGCGGGCGACTTCGTCCGGTGGTGCCGGCAGGTGATCGACTTCCTGGACCAGATCCGGGACGTCGTCGGCGGCGGCGACCCGGTCGGCGCGTCCGCCCGGAAGGCGGTCGACGCGCTGCGCCGCGGGGTGGTGGCGATGGCCACCGTTTGA
- a CDS encoding GNAT family N-acetyltransferase gives MTDHDVRALDDSQYRTAHSLFRGTLHHAPAPDDMWKFVQESYEPGRAFGAFADDELVGTVQSFPSRLAVPGGAVVPHAAVSRVGVRADWTRRGVLSALQRVQLRDLRSAGDVVATLRASETAIYGRYGYGVATRYRFLRLDRRRAVPRTRPTGRVRLVDGEAGERIARALFEELSPRRAGTIARWPAWWATTVRRVAVEENIKIAVRSPSDSGAPSGSSAPSGSSAPSADDGYVMFKVTPGDHSVDGKPTTLTVTDLWARTAEAWVDLWLFVLGVDLVDEITAHGRPLDEPVQWLLGDRRACRVVDEEDEVWLRLLDVPAALSARTYRTGEPVVLGVRDTYLPENSGSYRITADGATRVDSAPELVLDVDVLASAYLGDVPFTTLAATRRLDAVDPTAPSRADQLFAVSEVPWCGTYF, from the coding sequence GTGACCGACCACGACGTCCGCGCCCTGGACGACTCCCAGTACCGCACCGCCCACAGCCTGTTCCGCGGCACCCTGCACCACGCCCCCGCGCCGGACGACATGTGGAAGTTCGTGCAGGAGTCGTACGAGCCCGGACGCGCGTTCGGCGCCTTCGCCGACGACGAGCTGGTCGGCACCGTCCAGTCCTTCCCGTCCCGACTGGCCGTGCCCGGCGGCGCCGTCGTGCCGCACGCCGCCGTCAGCCGCGTCGGCGTGCGCGCCGACTGGACCCGCCGGGGCGTGCTCAGCGCGTTGCAGCGGGTGCAGCTGCGGGACCTGCGCTCGGCCGGCGACGTCGTCGCCACCCTGCGCGCCTCCGAAACCGCGATCTACGGCCGCTACGGCTACGGCGTGGCCACCCGCTACCGGTTCCTGCGCCTCGACCGCCGCCGAGCCGTGCCCCGCACCCGCCCCACCGGCCGCGTCCGGCTGGTCGACGGCGAAGCGGGGGAGCGCATCGCGCGCGCGTTGTTCGAAGAACTGTCACCGCGCCGCGCCGGCACCATCGCCCGCTGGCCCGCCTGGTGGGCCACCACCGTGCGCCGCGTGGCCGTCGAGGAGAACATCAAGATCGCCGTGCGCTCACCGTCCGACTCCGGCGCACCGTCCGGTTCCAGCGCACCGTCCGGTTCCAGCGCACCGTCCGCCGATGACGGCTACGTGATGTTCAAGGTGACCCCCGGCGACCACTCCGTCGACGGAAAACCGACCACCCTGACCGTCACCGACCTGTGGGCGCGCACCGCCGAGGCGTGGGTCGACCTGTGGCTGTTCGTCCTGGGCGTGGACCTGGTGGACGAGATCACCGCCCACGGCCGGCCGCTGGACGAGCCGGTGCAGTGGCTGCTCGGCGACCGGCGGGCGTGCCGCGTCGTCGACGAGGAGGACGAGGTGTGGCTGCGCCTGCTCGACGTCCCCGCCGCCCTGTCCGCCCGCACCTACCGCACCGGCGAACCCGTGGTGCTCGGCGTGCGCGACACCTACCTGCCCGAGAACTCGGGCTCCTACCGCATCACCGCGGACGGCGCGACCCGAGTCGACTCCGCACCGGAACTGGTGCTGGACGTCGACGTCCTAGCCTCCGCCTACCTGGGCGACGTGCCGTTCACGACCCTGGCCGCCACCCGCAGGCTGGACGCAGTCGACCCGACCGCCCCATCCCGCGCCGACCAGCTCTTCGCCGTCTCCGAAGTTCCTTGGTGCGGCACCTACTTCTGA
- a CDS encoding aminotransferase class IV, with amino-acid sequence MLRIEVDGEPATADHCAPGLLANYGHFTALQVRDRRVRGLHRHLHRLDQGNRELYGTGLDGDHVRTLVHHALGDLRDAAVRVIVFGADAPSVMVVVRPPLTPPAAPQRLMSAPYTRPLPHVKHLGGFGQLHHRTLARRAGHDDALLTADGVVVEGSTANIAFLDGDDVVWPQADWLHGVTMQLLEQVMPTRREVIRSADVGRYRGAFLTNSIGVVGVSRIDHVEYEVDAAALARVQAAYDAVPADPLD; translated from the coding sequence GTGCTGAGAATCGAGGTCGACGGCGAGCCCGCGACGGCCGACCACTGCGCGCCCGGCCTGCTGGCCAACTACGGCCACTTCACCGCCCTGCAGGTCCGCGACCGCCGCGTGCGGGGCCTGCACCGGCACCTGCACCGCCTGGACCAGGGCAACCGCGAGCTGTACGGCACGGGACTGGACGGCGACCACGTCCGCACCCTCGTCCACCACGCCCTGGGCGACCTCCGCGACGCGGCCGTGCGCGTCATCGTGTTCGGCGCCGACGCACCGTCCGTCATGGTGGTGGTGCGCCCGCCGCTCACTCCCCCGGCGGCACCGCAACGCCTGATGTCGGCGCCCTACACCCGCCCGCTGCCGCACGTAAAGCACCTCGGCGGTTTCGGTCAGCTCCACCACCGCACCCTCGCCCGCCGAGCGGGTCACGACGACGCGCTGCTCACCGCCGACGGCGTCGTGGTGGAGGGCTCGACCGCCAACATCGCGTTCCTCGACGGCGACGACGTGGTGTGGCCACAGGCCGACTGGCTGCACGGCGTCACCATGCAGCTCCTCGAACAAGTGATGCCCACCCGTCGGGAGGTCATTCGTTCGGCGGACGTCGGCCGCTACCGGGGCGCGTTCCTGACCAACTCGATCGGCGTGGTCGGCGTGTCCCGGATCGACCACGTCGAGTACGAGGTGGACGCCGCCGCGCTCGCCCGCGTCCAGGCCGCCTACGACGCCGTCCCCGCCGACCCGCTCGACTGA
- a CDS encoding diacylglycerol kinase family protein, with protein sequence MSTSTRAALLVNPTSGKGRAGRMAGTVAERLRDVVDHLDLHVAPTAAGTADLARRAVADGVDVLVVLGGDGGAHLAVQACAGSSTALAVVPAGTGNDLATALGTTSLDDVVTALREGSRGPLDLGRVEGGPWFATVLCAGFDSAVNERANAMRWPAGPRRYDLAILAELAALRPRRLVVETEDDVLELDALLVAVGNTTSYGGGIPVCPDASTTDGLFDLTVVRATPRRTLLRMLPTLRTGRHVDHPAVRTLRARSVRLSGPPWVAYADGERLSEVPLTATCVPGALTAVTRAAAGPVTGAG encoded by the coding sequence ATGTCGACGTCAACGCGGGCGGCCCTGCTGGTGAACCCCACCTCGGGCAAGGGCAGGGCCGGCCGCATGGCGGGCACCGTCGCCGAACGGCTGCGCGACGTGGTCGACCACCTGGACCTGCACGTCGCGCCCACCGCCGCCGGCACCGCCGACCTGGCGCGCCGCGCCGTGGCCGACGGCGTGGACGTGCTGGTGGTCCTCGGCGGCGACGGCGGCGCCCACCTGGCCGTGCAGGCGTGCGCCGGGTCCTCGACCGCGCTCGCCGTGGTGCCCGCCGGCACCGGCAACGACCTGGCCACCGCCCTCGGCACCACCTCGCTGGACGACGTGGTCACCGCCCTGCGCGAGGGCTCCCGCGGCCCGCTCGACCTCGGCCGCGTCGAGGGCGGGCCGTGGTTCGCCACCGTGCTGTGCGCGGGCTTCGACTCGGCGGTCAACGAGCGGGCGAACGCGATGCGCTGGCCCGCCGGACCCCGCCGCTACGACCTGGCGATCCTGGCCGAGCTGGCCGCGCTGCGACCGCGGCGCCTGGTGGTCGAGACCGAGGACGACGTGCTGGAGCTGGACGCGCTGCTGGTCGCGGTCGGCAACACCACCAGCTACGGCGGCGGCATCCCCGTCTGCCCGGACGCCTCCACCACCGACGGCCTGTTCGACCTGACCGTGGTGCGCGCCACGCCCCGCCGCACCCTGCTGCGGATGCTGCCCACCCTGCGCACCGGGCGGCACGTCGACCACCCCGCGGTGCGCACGCTGCGCGCCCGTTCCGTGCGGCTGTCCGGGCCGCCCTGGGTGGCCTACGCCGACGGCGAGCGGCTGAGCGAGGTCCCGCTGACCGCGACGTGCGTCCCGGGCGCCCTCACCGCCGTGACCCGCGCCGCCGCCGGTCCCGTCACCGGTGCCGGCTGA